Genomic DNA from Oligoflexus sp.:
AGGAAGTGGATAGGCAGACTCGTGACCTCAAGCACGACTTGAGGCCCGACCAACAGACTGTTCCACAGGCAATGAAATTTTACGACAGGCTCATCTCCTGGCCGCTCTCAGTGGTCTTCCCATCAAAATGCTCCTCTTGAGACTCAGCATCCGCCTTGCTTGCGTGGATAACGCCATCCCGATGTTCGGGAGGACCATAGAGAGTATAGAGCTT
This window encodes:
- a CDS encoding cupin domain-containing protein, which gives rise to VIDGRKTEVKADDVVIVPTGARHNVINRGDKPLKLYTLYGPPEHRDGVIHASKADAESQEEHFDGKTTESGQEMSLS